A genomic region of Papaver somniferum cultivar HN1 chromosome 7, ASM357369v1, whole genome shotgun sequence contains the following coding sequences:
- the LOC113295823 gene encoding uncharacterized protein LOC113295823, translating to MKKEELKRDFTDESSSRGDFVSGNNIGVELTNDNVVMKSALPSPSRRGVLQACVVTSGLMFAVGLLIRLGSHLVVKEGWPVYDSVFYRNFKENNLNDCCYIVDFETWHLELIAGLVVLISSARFLLLKTWPNFAESSEASNQMVLSQLEPLDYILVACLPGLSEELLFRGALMPLFGLDWKSVLVVAGMFGVLHLGSGRQYSFAIWATFVGLAYGYAAIISSSIIVPMTSHALNNLVGAILWRYISDTSEQGLE from the exons ATGAAAAAGGAAGAACTTAAGAGGGATTTTACCGATGAATCTTCTTCAAGAGGTGATTTTGTTTCTGGTAATAATATTGGAGTAGAATTAACTAACGATAACGTTGTTATGAAGAGTGCACTTCCTAGTCCATCTAGAAGAGGTGTACTTCAGGCTTGCGTTGTCACTTCTGGATTGATGTTCGCAGTAGGCTTGCTAATTCGGCTG GGATCTCATCTTGTTGTCAAAGAAGGATGGCCAGTCTATGACT CCGTATTTTATCGTAACTTTAAAGAGAATAACTTGAATGATTGCTGCTATATAGTTGATTTCGAGACCTGGCATCTTGAGTTGATAGCTGGATTAGTCGTACTTATATCGTCGGCTCGATTCTTACTACTCAAAACCTGGCCTAATTTTGCCGAATCTAGTGAAGCATCCAATCAAATG GTCCTCAGTCAGCTTGAACCTTTGGATTACATCCTCGTAGCATGTCTGCCTGGGCTTAGTGAG GAGTTGCTTTTCCGTGGTGCATTGATGCCACTCTTTGGACTTGACTGGAAGAGTGTTCTCGTGGTTGCTGGCATGTTTGGGGTTTTGCATTTGGGTAGTGGTCGACAATATTCATTTGCTATCTG GGCAACATTTGTAGGCTTGGCTTATGGTTATGCAGCAATTATATCTTCGAGCATCATTGTGCCAATGACTTCTCATGCGCTGAACAATCTTGTGGGAGCTATTTTATGGCGATATATATCTGATACCTCGGAACAAGGATTGGAGTAG